Part of the Roseomonas sp. OT10 genome, CGGACGACGCGGCTACTTCCTCGCGGGGGTTGGGCTGACGACAGGCCATGCGCTCGATGTCATCGCCGCCGACGCCAATCTTCTCCTGATCCAAGCTAATGGCGCGATCCTCGAAGGAGACACCGAGGGGGCGATCACTGCGATCGCCGGCCTCGCCGAACGGGTTTTCGCCTTCTATCCCTTCACCCCCGATCCCCTGCCGGCGAACTGGCGCGACATCCTGCGCGCATGGCTGCTTGGCCAACCGCTCGCGGCGCTGGGCGCAGCGCAGGCCTCTGAGACCCTGCAATTTGTAGAGGGCGGCCTCGTCTATCGCCTGCCTTGGGCGATGGAGGCGATCCGCGTTCGGGCGGCCGCCAACGGCGACACGGTCGGCGTTTTCGATCTTCTACTGGAGGATCACGAACTTGGCGCAGCAGTTCCTGCGGTGGAGACCGGCACGCTCAATCGGTCAGCCTCGATCCTGATCCAAGCCGGCTTCAACTCGCGGCTTGCCGCGATCAAGGCAGTCACCGACACCGCAGCGACCTTCACGACGGGACAGGAGCTGCGGGAATGGCTCAATTCGGACGCCGTCGCCGCCTGGAGCGCTCTGCCCGACTGGCCTACCGCAGAGACGAAGGCGATCTGGACGGAGTTCACAAACAGCTTCATGCCCGCTGACAACCGCACCTGGGCTGATCGGCGTTATTGGGCGTCGGTTAACTGGCTTGGAGCGCCGCCGCCTCCGGGCACACCGGTCCAAGTTCATTACTGGGGCGGGCAACCCCGCGTACTTTCTGCCGACGCCGCGCCGCTTGGCACCCTCCAGGCTGCGCTTAATCCAGACCGGATCGGTTTGCTCCGGGCTGTGGTAGCCACGGATGTCAGCAAGATCGACATCGCCTATCTAGGACCGGCGGATATCTCGCCGCCGTAGCGGTCCACGTCTTTTTCACCGGACCGGCTACGCGCGTCCTCTTTCAAGATTGGCTAAAACTCTTCCTGTCCAGAAAACCGGCTTGACTCTCACACGCGCAAGATAGAACAAATAGAGAACATGATGACGAACCCTTATCCGGAGGTCAACTGGAAGCGTGCGGCCCGAACCCGCCATAGAGTCTTTGCGCGCGCAGATCGAGAAGATCGAAGGCCGGAGTCGGCGCGCCAAATCGGTTCTCCCGTTTGGGATTGCCGACGTCGACTCACGACTCCCCGGTGGCGGGTTGGCGCTTGGCGCGCTGCATGAGATTGCAGGCGGTGGGAATGGCGCGGTCGATGGTGCTGCAGCAGCCTTGTTCAGCGCGGGCGTCGCGGCTCGAACCAAGGGCAAGATCCTCTGGTGTATCACCCGTCCGGACCTGTTCGCGCCGGCGATCGCCCAGGCAGGTCTTGCGTCCGATCGCGTAATCTATCTCGAAGCCGGCGATGACAAGACCGTGCTGGCCTGCATGGAGGAAGGGTTGCGCCATGGTGGTCTAGGGGCGGTTCTCGGTGAGGTGGCCCGGCTTTCCATGACAGCCTCGCGCCGCCTGCAGTTGGCAGCCGAGGGCAGCGGATCGATCGGTATCGCGCTGCGGCGTTGGCGACGACAGACCGAAGCCACTGATTTCGGCCAACCCACCGCCGCGATGACACGCTGGCGCGTGTCTATGGTGCCATCGACACCTCTGCCTGTTCCGGGCGTAGGGCGTGCCCGCTGGCTGGTCGAACTGATCCGCGCACGCGCGGGCGAGAGTGCAGATTTCGAGTTGGAGGCGTGCGATGACACGGGTCGTCTCGCTCTTCCTGCCGAGCTGGTCCACCGACCGGCTTCGGCGGAAGGCTGGCGACGCGGCGCCTCCGGCTGAGGCGCCGCTCGTCCTGATTGGCCGGGAAGGAAACAGGCGGGTGGTGCTGGCGGCGAATGCTGCTGCCGTGGCCGCCGGCCTTCGCCCCGGCATACCTGTGACCAAGGCTCAGGTCCTGGTGCCAGACCTCATCGTGCAAGATGCCGAGCCGGCAGCCGATGTGGAGGCACTTGATCGGCTCGCCACCTGGCTCCTGCGCTACGCGCCTGTCGTGGCCCCTGATCCTCCAGACGGGATCATCATCGACTCGACCGGAGCCGATCACCTTCACGGCGGCGAAGCTGTCATGCTGGAGGGCCTGATCGGTAGGCTGGCCATGTCCGGTATCGCCGCTCGCGGTGCGATCGCCGACAGCTGGGGCGCGGCCCACGCCTTGGCCCGGTTTGCAGCCCGCGCGACGATAATCGCTCCTGAACGTCATGATGCATCGCTGTTGGAACCGCTTCCGCTGGCCGCGCTGCGCATCGACGCTTCGATAGTCGCGGCGCTGCGGACGCTTGGCTTTGAAACCATCGGAGATATCCTCGCGCAGCCGCGCGCGCCGCTCACCCTGCGCTTCGGTCCAGCGATCGGCCGCCGTATCGATCAGGCGCTTGGCGATCTGTCAGAGCCGATCGATCCGATTCGACCCGCCGACCTGATCGAAGTGCGCAGGTCGTTCGCGGAACCGATTGGCGCGGCGGAGACCATCGCCCGCTACATCGCCAAGCTCGTCGATCAGCTCTGCGACCGCCTCGAGGCAGCGGGTCTCGGCGCACGACGCCTCGACCTTATCTGCCACCGTGTCGACAGTCGCTCACAGGCGGTCCGGGTTGGAATGGCAACGCCGGTCCGGGATGCAAAGCGCCTGACGCGCCTCCTATGCGACAAGATTGAGACGATCGAGCCCGGCTTCGGAATCGAGGTGATGACGCTTGCGGCCAGCGTCGCTGAGCCGATCGAGCGTCGGCAGACCGTCAGTTCGTTGATCGAGGAGAGTGTGCCGGACGTCTCGGACCTGATCGATACGCTTATGAACCGGGTGGGTGAGCAGGCGCTCTATCGGCTGGCGCCGGTTGCGAGCGACGTTCCGGAACGCTCCGTTGGCCGCATTCCGGCGATGGCCGCCGATACGGGCGCAGCATGGCCCGGCCATTGGCCGCGGCCCTCGCGTCTGCTGGCCCATCCGGAGCAGGTCGAGACTGTAGCGCTCTTGCCTGATCATCCGCCCGTTTCATTCACCTGGCGCGGCGTGCGTCGCCGACTCCGCCGGGGTGATGGACCGGAGCGCGTGTTCGGAGAGTGGTGGAAACGCGACGCCGAATTGGTCGCCGTCCGAGACTATTTTCGGGTCGAGGACGACGCCGGCGAACGCTACTGGCTTTATCGTGCCGGTGACGGCGAAGACACGGCGACGGGGTCGCACCGCTGGTTCATCCACGGGGTCTTCGGATGAGCTCACCTCGCTACGTCGAACTGCAGGTCACCTCACACTTCAGCTTCCTGCGCGGCGCGTCCTCCTGCGAGGAACTGTTTGCGCAAGCGGCCTTGGCTGGGATCGAGGCCGTCGCCATCGTCGATCGGAATTCGCTCGCCGGCGTCGTCCGTGCTCATGAAGCGGCCAAGACGACCGGCGTTCGCCTGATTGTCGGTTGCCGGCTCGACCTCGCTGACGGGACATCCGTGCTGGTCTATCCGACGGATCGACCCGCTTATTCGCGCCTCTGCCGTCTTCTGTCCCTCGGCAAAAAGCGAGGGGGCAAGGCCCGGTGCGTCCTCGAATGGCCTGATCTCGTCGCGTATGGCGAAGGCCTGATCGTCACGCTCGTACCCGACTTGGCGGATGACGAGTGCGCGTTCCGGCTGCGGCGATTGCGGGACGCTTTCGGCGACAGAGTCTATCTCGCGCTCACCTTGCGCCGCCGGCCAAACGATCAGCTCCGACTGCATGAGCTTTCGAACATGGCCACACAGATGCGCGTGCCCACCGTGGTGACGAACGACGTCCTCTTCCACGAGCCGGCCCGGCGGATCCTGCAGGACGTGGTCACGTGCATCCGTCACAACGTCACGATCGATACGCTTGGCGATCGGCGAGAGCGACATGCCGATCGCTACATCAAGCCGCCGGACGAAATGCATCGTCTGTTCAACCGCTATCCCGAGGCCCTTGCCCGGACGCTGCAGATCGCGGACCGCTGCCGCTTCAGCCTCGACGAACTTGCATACCAGTATCCGGAAGAGCGAGACGATCCCGCGCTTACGCCCCAGCAGACATTGTCAAAGCTCACCTGGGAGGGGGCCGCTGAACGGTATCCCGAGGGCGTACCCGAAAGCGTGACCGCCGCCCTCCAGCATGAGTTGCGGTTGATCGAGAAACTGGAATACGCGCCTTATTTCCTCACCGTGAACTCCATCGTTCGCTTCGCGCGGTCAAAGGACATTCTGTGTCAGGGTCGCGGATCGGCCGCCAACTCCGCCGTCTGTTACGTTCTTGGCATCACCTCGATCGATCCGGGCCGCAACGACCTGCTGTTCGAGAGATTCATCTCCGAGGAACGGCGCGAGCCGCCCGACATCGACGTCGATTTCGAGCATGAGAGGCGCGAGATCGTCATGCAGTGGGTGTTCGAGACCTATGGCCGAGAGCATGCAGCGTTGTGCTCGACCGTCATCCGGTATCGCACCAAGGGCGCGCTGAGGGACGTCGGCAAGGCGCTCGGCCTGCCCGAAGACCTGATCGGCACTCTGTCGTCGCAGGTCTGGGCTTGGTCGGAAGAAGGCGTCGAGAAGCGTCACGTCGAGGAGTTGAACCTCAACCTCGCCGATCGGCGCCTTCGGATGACGCTCGACCTTGCCCGGCAGCTGATGGGCGCTCCCCGCCATCTCAGCCAGCACCCTGGCGGCTTCGTGCTCACCCATGACCGCCTCGACGATCTCGTGCCGATCGAGCCCGCGTCGATGGTCGATCGCCAGGTCATCGAATGGGACAAGGACGATATCGACGCTCTCAAGTTCATGAAGGTCGACGTCCTGGCGCTCGGCATGTTGACCTGCATGAAGAAGGGCCTCGATCTGCTCGCCGAGCACAAGGGCGTAAACCTCGATCTGGCGACCATCCCGGCGGAGGATCCTCGCACCTATGCGATGATCCGGAAGGCCGATACGCTCGGCACCTTCCAGATCGAAAGCCGCGCGCAGATGTCCATGCTGCCGCGCTTGAAACCGCGTACCTATTATGACCTCGTCGTTCAGGTCGCCATCGTCCGGCCTGGGCCGATCCAAGGCGACATGGTTCACCCCTATCTTCGGCGCCGGGAGGGGCTAGAGCCTGTCCACTATCCGAAGCCGGAGCTCGAAAAGGTCCTGGGAAAGACCCTCGGCGTTCCCCTGTTCCAGGAGCAGGCGATGCGCGTCGCAATCGAATGCGCCGGGTTCACGCCCGGGGAAGCCGACATGCTGCGCAAGTCGATGGCGACCTTCAAGTTCACCGGGGGTGTATCGCATTTCCGGGACAAGCTGATCGCCGGCATGGTGGCCAATGGCTACGACGCTGCCTTCGCCGAGCAGACCTTCAAGCAACTCGAAGGCTTCGGCTCTTACGGCTTTCCGGAAAGCCACGCAGCCTCTTTTGCGCTTATCGCCTACGCGTCGGCCTGGCTGAAGTGCTGGCACCCCGACGTTTTCTGCGCAGCGCTCCTGAACAGCCAGCCCATGGGGTTCTACGCGCCGG contains:
- a CDS encoding ImuA family protein; amino-acid sequence: MRPEPAIESLRAQIEKIEGRSRRAKSVLPFGIADVDSRLPGGGLALGALHEIAGGGNGAVDGAAAALFSAGVAARTKGKILWCITRPDLFAPAIAQAGLASDRVIYLEAGDDKTVLACMEEGLRHGGLGAVLGEVARLSMTASRRLQLAAEGSGSIGIALRRWRRQTEATDFGQPTAAMTRWRVSMVPSTPLPVPGVGRARWLVELIRARAGESADFELEACDDTGRLALPAELVHRPASAEGWRRGASG
- a CDS encoding Y-family DNA polymerase, which produces MTRVVSLFLPSWSTDRLRRKAGDAAPPAEAPLVLIGREGNRRVVLAANAAAVAAGLRPGIPVTKAQVLVPDLIVQDAEPAADVEALDRLATWLLRYAPVVAPDPPDGIIIDSTGADHLHGGEAVMLEGLIGRLAMSGIAARGAIADSWGAAHALARFAARATIIAPERHDASLLEPLPLAALRIDASIVAALRTLGFETIGDILAQPRAPLTLRFGPAIGRRIDQALGDLSEPIDPIRPADLIEVRRSFAEPIGAAETIARYIAKLVDQLCDRLEAAGLGARRLDLICHRVDSRSQAVRVGMATPVRDAKRLTRLLCDKIETIEPGFGIEVMTLAASVAEPIERRQTVSSLIEESVPDVSDLIDTLMNRVGEQALYRLAPVASDVPERSVGRIPAMAADTGAAWPGHWPRPSRLLAHPEQVETVALLPDHPPVSFTWRGVRRRLRRGDGPERVFGEWWKRDAELVAVRDYFRVEDDAGERYWLYRAGDGEDTATGSHRWFIHGVFG
- a CDS encoding error-prone DNA polymerase; translation: MSSPRYVELQVTSHFSFLRGASSCEELFAQAALAGIEAVAIVDRNSLAGVVRAHEAAKTTGVRLIVGCRLDLADGTSVLVYPTDRPAYSRLCRLLSLGKKRGGKARCVLEWPDLVAYGEGLIVTLVPDLADDECAFRLRRLRDAFGDRVYLALTLRRRPNDQLRLHELSNMATQMRVPTVVTNDVLFHEPARRILQDVVTCIRHNVTIDTLGDRRERHADRYIKPPDEMHRLFNRYPEALARTLQIADRCRFSLDELAYQYPEERDDPALTPQQTLSKLTWEGAAERYPEGVPESVTAALQHELRLIEKLEYAPYFLTVNSIVRFARSKDILCQGRGSAANSAVCYVLGITSIDPGRNDLLFERFISEERREPPDIDVDFEHERREIVMQWVFETYGREHAALCSTVIRYRTKGALRDVGKALGLPEDLIGTLSSQVWAWSEEGVEKRHVEELNLNLADRRLRMTLDLARQLMGAPRHLSQHPGGFVLTHDRLDDLVPIEPASMVDRQVIEWDKDDIDALKFMKVDVLALGMLTCMKKGLDLLAEHKGVNLDLATIPAEDPRTYAMIRKADTLGTFQIESRAQMSMLPRLKPRTYYDLVVQVAIVRPGPIQGDMVHPYLRRREGLEPVHYPKPELEKVLGKTLGVPLFQEQAMRVAIECAGFTPGEADMLRKSMATFKFTGGVSHFRDKLIAGMVANGYDAAFAEQTFKQLEGFGSYGFPESHAASFALIAYASAWLKCWHPDVFCAALLNSQPMGFYAPAQIVRDARDHGIEVRPVCANASRWDCTLEPIDDDGRFAVRLGLRMVKGLANAHGAAIVAARAGHPFMSVDDLWRRAGVPVGALTHIAEADGFRPPFGLARREALWAIKALRDEPLPLFAAASARETEIVPEIAEPAIVLRPMTAGGDVVEDYRHVSLSLRDHPVSFLRHDLRRRRMVTCLEAMEARDGRWLEAAGIVLVRQRPGSAKGVMFITLEDESGIANLVIWPKVFEQNRRTILSAGMIAVRGRVQREGEVVHLVAQRLTDLSADLASVGDRETAFPLPHGRGDEFHHGSPTPDPRGLPPRTVRPRDIFIPDLHLDTIKVRTRDFR